The segment CGAAGTGGCTTTTTTGCAAAGATAAAGAGCCAGATATAAATAATGTGATGTATTTTACGGATATATTTTTTAGTTCATTTCGTGAATGCCGTGAAAGTAAATGGTTTATAATAAACCTTTATTCAAACATTATTATGAAATAAGTATTTGAATTTAATGTATACAAAGTCTTCAACAATGAAAACGCAGATTgaaagatatatatatatatatatacatatatatattttaatacttATAAGTATTCATATAGGAATCTAGAATTATCTCTGTATATAAATGCATAGTACTGTAAATATTACTGTACAAGTATAAAATTCGCAGATAAGAAAAATGCTGCCGAATATAGTAACTATTTGTAAAAGTTTTTTAGACGGATCatttttctataaatattaCATAAATATAGCTACctgtaatttatattaatgataaatacatttataacatattaCCTACCAATGAATATCAGTCCTCGTTATATctaattttacataaaaaaattcTACTGTAAATTGTAACTGTAATTATACCAACTACTCCATTGTCATATTACTAAGTAACAATTTTCTAATATACCTACTTTGTAGTTTAACAAAGTTTGCATAAATATGAAAAAGATAATGGTAATGTAATATTTAGAAATAGATTAAAGCATTTATAAAATCACATTTCAATGAATCTTTTACCATGAAATAGTTTTAACTGTTTGTCAACTGGTATATATCCTACGCTTCTTTGGCTTAAGTAAAGCACAATAAATTGTGGTTGATAAAATACAAAGTGTCATACTtgcaaaaattacataaaatacaTAAGTATACCAAAATCCATCCCAGTCTGCATAAAGATACCAAGCTAATGTTAGAAATGTATTTTGCAGTAGTACAAAGACATAGTATGGTAACATCCACTTGTCTGCATACTTAAATTTGATTCTATACTCGATCAAACTAAATATGTAAACTAATCCCAACcataaattaacaaaaaaagTAATAATATCATAATATTTTGCATAGTAAAAGAGGTATGTTAACATGATAGCATAATGTATACTAAGCACAATACATAAGTGAATTGgataaaattcataaaatacagCAATAGCAAGTATACGtgctaaaataaaaaagaaccaCCATAGGAAGCACAAAAATTTGCCTATAGGATCATCTTCTTCTAAACCCTTCTTTGAATATCTTCGTTGTGGAATCTTTAAAATTTGTACACTATCTGGGTTTTTATTTGATTCTGTAACAGATACTGGTTTAGTAAGTACTTTGTCAAATTCAGAAGGTTCCACAATTGTGCAAATAGAATCTGGTCTTGGTGGTGCTGGTATATCTGGGACAGGCAATGATGCGACTATGGTAATTCCACGTAACGGAGTCGGAGGCGGTACAATATGCACATTTTTTGGTGGTAATGGAGGTGTTACAGATACTTGACGATCTAAAGAAACATGATCAAATTGTCCTTTGTCttcattttcaattttcataGATCCTttatgttcttcagatccttctATAGCATTTGTTTCATGCACAGTATCTTCCTCTTTTATATCTGATAACTTTAAAGGAGCTCTTTCTTCAAGATCACAAAGTTCCTGATTATAAAagttaaagaaatattttaaatgggTAAAATAATTTTGCATAACAAGTATAGAACATTTTCTAGTAAAATACCTGAacgcaatatttttttaaccaCATTGCCCATGGTAAttttctaccattaatacgttgGCTTTCAAATCTTTGAAAAGAGGTAGTTTGAATAGCAAGTATCACAATAGACATAAGAATGGAAAGCACTTTTATAACCACTACAAAAAAATTAGATCAATTATTAAAGTTGTCACTttcatatttataaagtaatttCAGTTGCACTGTGCACACTATGATTAAGGTACCAGATTGATGACTTTGATGAAATGATGCTTCACGAAAAAGCAAATGTGTTTG is part of the Colletes latitarsis isolate SP2378_abdomen chromosome 10, iyColLati1, whole genome shotgun sequence genome and harbors:
- the LOC143347246 gene encoding uncharacterized protein LOC143347246; this translates as MANNSDSVCQKKSTRFLEVPLKSTEQIYLVFLIPTLIGCVTYIIHFSADLVVAIQHFKENNPVWGCCTISFIYAPAITYFMLTVSRPDWWMTDDDKLTKGVFGWFCLQFCQFIGFVFFSLYRYAGLIVLSVDAIILSGKERTKTLNIAAAPAAIELYFFLQAWFQAAPQAIFQTHLLFREASFHQSHQSVVIKVLSILMSIVILAIQTTSFQRFESQRINGRKLPWAMWLKKYCVQELCDLEERAPLKLSDIKEEDTVHETNAIEGSEEHKGSMKIENEDKGQFDHVSLDRQVSVTPPLPPKNVHIVPPPTPLRGITIVASLPVPDIPAPPRPDSICTIVEPSEFDKVLTKPVSVTESNKNPDSVQILKIPQRRYSKKGLEEDDPIGKFLCFLWWFFFILARILAIAVFYEFYPIHLCIVLSIHYAIMLTYLFYYAKYYDIITFFVNLWLGLVYIFSLIEYRIKFKYADKWMLPYYVFVLLQNTFLTLAWYLYADWDGFWYTYVFYVIFASMTLCILSTTIYCALLKPKKRRIYTS